A genome region from Manis pentadactyla isolate mManPen7 chromosome 5, mManPen7.hap1, whole genome shotgun sequence includes the following:
- the KCTD8 gene encoding BTB/POZ domain-containing protein KCTD8 isoform X2: MALKDTGGGGSTILPISEMVSSSSSPAASAAAAPGPCAPSPFPEVVELNVGGQVYVTKHSTLLSVPDSTLASMFSPSSPRGGARRRGELPRDSRARFFIDRDGFLFRYVLDYLRDKQLALPEHFPEKERLLREAEYFQLTDLVKLLSPKVTKQNSLNDEGCQSDLEDNVSQGSSDALLLRGAAAAAPSVPGAHGGGTADRRSGFLTLGYRGSYTTVRDNQADAKFRRVARIMVCGRIALAKEVFADTLNESRDPDRPPEKYTSRFYLKFTYLEQAFDRLSEAGFHMVACNSSGTAAFVNQYRDDKIWSSYTEYIFFRGCLGRKKRREVTWSKLLINSPSR; the protein is encoded by the coding sequence ATGGCTCTGAAGGAcaccggcggcggcggcagcaccATCCTGCCCATTAGCGAGATGGTGTCCTCGTCCAGCTCGCCCGCCGCGTCGGCAGCCGCCGCCCCGGGGCCCTGCGCGCCCTCGCCCTTCCCAGAAGTGGTGGAGCTGAACGTGGGAGGCCAGGTCTATGTGACCAAGCACTCGACGCTGCTCAGCGTCCCGGACAGCACGCTGGCCAGTATGTTCTCGCCCTCCAGCCCCCGGGGCGGCGCGCGGCGCAGGGGCGAGCTGCCCAGGGACAGCAGGGCGCGCTTCTTCATCGACCGGGACGGCTTCCTCTTCAGGTACGTGCTGGACTATCTGCGGGACAAGCAGCTCGCGCTGCCAGAGCACTTCCCCGAGAAGGAGCGGCTCCTGCGCGAGGCCGAGTACTTCCAGCTCACCGACCTGGTCAAGCTGCTGTCGCCCAAGGTCACCAAGCAGAACTCGCTCAACGACGAGGGCTGCCAGAGCGACCTGGAGGACAATGTCTCGCAGGGCAGCAGCGACGCGCTGCTGCTGCGCGGGGCGGCGGCCGCGGCGCCCTCGGTCCCCGGAGCGCACGGCGGCGGCACGGCGGACAGGCGCTCCGGCTTCCTCACGCTCGGCTACCGCGGCTCCTACACCACGGTGCGCGACAACCAGGCGGACGCCAAGTTCCGGCGTGTGGCGCGCATCATGGTGTGCGGGCGAATCGCGCTGGCCAAGGAGGTCTTCGCGGACACGCTCAACGAGAGCCGCGACCCTGACCGGCCGCCCGAGAAGTACACCTCCCGCTTCTACCTCAAGTTCACCTACTTGGAGCAGGCGTTCGATCGCCTGTCAGAAGCCGGCTTCCACATGGTGGCGTGTAACTCCTCGGGCACCGCCGCCTTCGTCAACCAGTACCGCGACGACAAGATCTGGAGCAGCTACACCGAGTACATCTTCTTCC